The Candidatus Neomarinimicrobiota bacterium region GACTTGGAAACTGGCGACTGATGACTGGTGACTATCCCTGTGAAATATGCTACGCTAATTTCACGGGGGAGTGACATCTGCTGCTGCAACTCACCACTCTTCACTCTCAATTCATTATTCAATAAAAAAGCCTGCTTCCGCAGGCTTCTGAGAAAAGAATCTATGGTAAAAAGTCAGTTCGGCAGGATACTGATTTTCTTGCGCCCTGCAGAGTTTGTAAAAGTAACAAAACCGTCTGCTGTGGCGAAAATCGTATCATCCCCGCCGCGTCCTGCATTTTCACCGGGCCAGAATTTTGTGCCGCGCTGACGTACAATGATCGTGCCGGCTGTGACATATTCACCACCGTAACGCTTGACACCCAGATACTTGGGGTTGCTGTCCCGACCGTTCTTAGTACTTCCTAATCCTTTTTTATGTGCCATAATAAATTCTCCCCTTAAGCCACGGCGATATCGTCTATTTTCACAAGAGTATAATCCTGGCGATGCCCGTTTTTGGATTTAAACCGTTTGCGCCGTTTCTTTTTGAAAACGATAATCTTTCTCTCACGGCCGTGTTTGACAACCGTTGCCTTTACAGAGGCTTTATCAACATAAGGTGCGCCGACTTTCACATCCCCGTCTGATTCCAAAAACATAACGGAATCAAAAGCCAGTTCGGCCCCGGC contains the following coding sequences:
- the rpmA gene encoding 50S ribosomal protein L27; its protein translation is MAHKKGLGSTKNGRDSNPKYLGVKRYGGEYVTAGTIIVRQRGTKFWPGENAGRGGDDTIFATADGFVTFTNSAGRKKISILPN
- the rplU gene encoding 50S ribosomal protein L21, whose amino-acid sequence is MYAIVEISGKQYKVEAGEEVKIPLQAAEAGAELAFDSVMFLESDGDVKVGAPYVDKASVKATVVKHGRERKIIVFKKKRRKRFKSKNGHRQDYTLVKIDDIAVA